A genome region from Deinococcus humi includes the following:
- a CDS encoding tyrosine-type recombinase/integrase, with protein sequence MTLDLYRRETLAPSREWVSLQPEERRRRAVVAAASRDVDVLWSLTQAHHTRRAGVSSAQTLRKYRLGLQRWLTYTAGQAVNVLHPEIEDADLWIREMESSGLKPSSVRVYLSGARQLYAALRWTKATRDDPFTDTKPQKDRTRPHDKRQPYSEADLVVMLASASLEMRVLLHLGASAGLRASEITGLTWGELDLEQATATVTGKGRKTRKVLLSGSLVRALRELGSGAEEQRVIGRTPEAARKRLQTLCQRVNVPYLGLHALRHAAGTRLIRAGFQLQDVAEHLGHSDVQTARTYAKWADERLRSHLRQN encoded by the coding sequence ATGACGCTGGATCTCTACCGCCGTGAAACTTTAGCTCCCTCGCGGGAGTGGGTCAGTCTTCAACCCGAGGAACGCCGCCGCCGGGCCGTGGTCGCCGCCGCCAGCCGGGACGTAGACGTGCTGTGGTCATTGACGCAAGCACATCACACTCGGCGAGCCGGGGTTAGCAGCGCACAGACCCTACGCAAGTATCGGCTCGGCTTGCAGCGCTGGCTCACGTATACGGCGGGTCAGGCAGTCAATGTCTTACACCCAGAGATCGAAGACGCGGACCTGTGGATCCGAGAAATGGAAAGCAGCGGCTTGAAACCCTCCTCGGTCAGGGTCTACCTCTCAGGCGCGCGGCAACTGTACGCCGCATTGCGCTGGACCAAGGCCACGCGAGACGATCCCTTTACCGATACCAAACCCCAAAAAGACCGGACGCGCCCCCACGACAAGCGGCAACCGTACTCCGAAGCGGATCTGGTGGTCATGCTGGCCTCTGCGTCGCTGGAGATGCGCGTGCTGCTTCATCTGGGGGCCAGTGCCGGATTGCGGGCATCGGAGATCACCGGGCTAACCTGGGGCGAACTGGATCTGGAACAGGCAACGGCCACCGTGACGGGCAAGGGCCGCAAGACCAGAAAAGTGCTGCTGTCCGGCTCGTTGGTGCGGGCGCTGCGGGAACTGGGATCCGGTGCGGAAGAGCAGCGGGTGATCGGGCGCACACCCGAAGCGGCCAGAAAGCGACTCCAGACGTTGTGTCAAAGAGTGAACGTCCCATACCTGGGGTTACACGCCCTCCGGCATGCGGCGGGAACGCGATTGATCCGCGCCGGATTTCAGCTTCAGGATGTGGCAGAGCATCTGGGCCACAGCGACGTGCAGACGGCCCGGACATATGCCAAGTGGGCTGATGAACGGCTCAGAAGCCACTTGCGACAGAACTGA
- a CDS encoding antitoxin VbhA family protein → MTSIQDKIRRELEAKSAAYDQIQAERGQRARDVHSVRRSQQIEGGDISLYAQTLSQQYIDGTLTPTEIRAKLLEHYGVTVK, encoded by the coding sequence ATGACCTCAATCCAAGACAAGATCCGCCGTGAGCTGGAGGCCAAAAGCGCCGCGTATGACCAGATTCAGGCTGAGCGTGGGCAGCGGGCCAGGGACGTTCACAGCGTCCGGCGTTCCCAGCAGATCGAGGGGGGTGATATCTCGCTCTACGCCCAGACTCTGAGCCAGCAGTACATCGACGGCACGCTGACTCCCACCGAGATACGCGCGAAGCTGCTGGAACATTACGGCGTGACTGTGAAGTGA
- a CDS encoding helix-turn-helix domain-containing protein: MAEVKDKRVRTLREWRLERGLTLEQLAEAVGLTKGSVGDYEKGRREPGMNMAYKLAYALSIEPSQVADWIPEWYSDALERDLKAQK; encoded by the coding sequence ATGGCAGAGGTCAAGGACAAACGGGTGAGAACATTGCGGGAGTGGCGCTTGGAGCGGGGGCTGACACTAGAGCAGCTTGCTGAGGCCGTGGGGCTGACCAAGGGGTCCGTAGGCGATTACGAAAAGGGCCGTCGGGAACCCGGCATGAACATGGCCTACAAACTGGCCTACGCCCTGAGCATTGAGCCGTCCCAGGTGGCCGACTGGATTCCAGAGTGGTACAGCGACGCTCTTGAGCGAGATCTAAAAGCCCAAAAATAA
- a CDS encoding PadR family transcriptional regulator — MPFRMTSQTSRLLLALAERFNEGQYGFDLMGRTGLHSGTLYPALIRLETEGLVISSWENIDPSAAGRPRRRLYQLTGPGIRLTEELQQSATKGGGVIQHA, encoded by the coding sequence ATGCCATTCCGAATGACCTCACAGACGAGTCGGCTACTGCTGGCTCTGGCTGAACGGTTCAATGAAGGTCAATATGGGTTTGATCTGATGGGCCGCACTGGCCTGCATAGCGGCACTCTCTATCCTGCGTTGATCCGTCTAGAAACAGAAGGTCTAGTGATCAGCTCCTGGGAGAACATCGACCCCAGTGCCGCAGGCCGCCCACGGCGTCGGCTATATCAGCTCACTGGCCCTGGGATCCGCTTGACTGAAGAACTTCAGCAGTCGGCGACGAAGGGTGGAGGGGTGATACAACATGCATGA
- a CDS encoding TraC family protein has product MFAKRRKKSASGPVGSLPIARAFGYWDVHDHIMFLQDGRQLYGVYFEPPSHLHYTADDLLRRQSTLKTVFDLVVPDGETLTTYTSLRGALDEDLADTRRYAQTCTDPALRELTEARVTLLEQKILAGEVSHWRFFLTVTVTPPADARFDVGSTPAVREVTRAAEQAQGLQSAAVAQLSAAGFAARPMTGQDVYAECFYWLNPGWPQAPQFIPQGERELHSLRRGQPDHLTFLRQVGATVMDNSEPFGPIVGDRFVAVISLGRLPEYTETGYLAALTDTLTGTYYVVVQATRENDYDVSNELEKKKGDLWLRVKAPGVVPNGKATNLLAEVEAAQQLDGYESRFVAGVSVVLIAASPQELERMKRQARGNMARLRAGVPIDYGYQSIAQYRALAPFAGGLSKFQFQPYTSSVVDLFPPVAPWKGFDEGAITFQGRDRSLIKFDLWTPRTRTAHWAVFAPTGSGKTVLALSVLSAHLSKYDDAVLVVTDAKEDFRYFFKTLRDSQIIDFGYRSGNQLNIFDLGEGETEPDGTKLSAILSFVRLFVSEPGDPKEADYEDVAMTEATMAVYHKFKNRGRWPQLSDLEAMLGTIENYTDSGKNMPTVVIEAARSVGIRLRKALGSSPVAPFVDCQSNVNLHARRIYLNTSGIPESDTLMRRVAHHIVKSVMWNRAKHSARATPKFFFIDEFENQIQSPRELGDIKDMLRVFRSFGVSLGIGTQDAQASQHFGGLMDSFNHLFIGGYSKKVVEGDGRTPGVVDALSLPPVMKEKLPELRAVPGQYAEFALLVNLGGEGRVGDIVQVEESKLALWLFASGKDEVAKKDAYIAKNHGDTMEGVRQLVQDLYGAVR; this is encoded by the coding sequence GTGTTCGCAAAGAGGCGAAAAAAGTCCGCTAGCGGGCCAGTGGGAAGCCTGCCCATTGCCAGGGCCTTTGGGTACTGGGACGTGCATGACCACATCATGTTCTTGCAAGACGGGCGGCAGCTGTACGGCGTCTACTTCGAGCCGCCCAGCCACCTCCACTACACGGCGGACGATCTGCTGCGGCGGCAAAGCACCCTTAAGACTGTGTTTGATCTGGTCGTTCCCGACGGCGAGACGTTGACGACCTACACCAGCCTGCGGGGGGCGCTGGACGAGGATCTGGCCGACACCCGGCGCTATGCCCAGACCTGCACCGATCCGGCGCTGCGCGAGCTGACCGAGGCCCGCGTCACCCTGCTGGAGCAAAAAATCCTGGCCGGTGAAGTCAGCCACTGGCGCTTCTTTCTGACGGTGACGGTGACGCCCCCCGCCGACGCGCGCTTCGATGTGGGGTCCACCCCGGCCGTCCGGGAGGTGACGCGCGCCGCCGAGCAGGCCCAGGGCCTTCAAAGTGCGGCGGTGGCCCAGCTCAGTGCTGCCGGGTTCGCGGCCCGGCCCATGACCGGGCAGGACGTGTACGCGGAATGCTTTTACTGGCTCAATCCCGGCTGGCCCCAGGCCCCGCAGTTCATCCCGCAGGGGGAACGTGAACTTCACAGCCTGCGCCGGGGCCAGCCGGACCACCTGACCTTTTTGCGCCAGGTGGGCGCCACCGTGATGGACAACAGCGAGCCTTTCGGCCCCATCGTGGGCGACCGCTTCGTGGCCGTGATCTCGCTGGGCCGCCTGCCGGAATACACCGAGACGGGCTACCTCGCGGCGCTGACCGACACCCTCACCGGCACGTACTACGTGGTGGTGCAGGCCACCCGCGAGAACGATTACGACGTGTCCAACGAGCTGGAAAAGAAGAAGGGAGACCTGTGGCTGCGCGTGAAAGCGCCCGGCGTCGTTCCCAACGGCAAGGCCACCAACCTGCTCGCCGAGGTGGAGGCCGCCCAGCAGCTCGACGGCTACGAGTCCCGCTTCGTGGCGGGCGTCTCGGTGGTGTTGATCGCGGCTAGCCCCCAGGAACTGGAGCGCATGAAACGTCAGGCGCGCGGCAACATGGCACGGCTGCGCGCGGGCGTCCCCATCGATTACGGTTACCAGTCCATCGCCCAGTACCGCGCCCTCGCGCCGTTCGCGGGCGGCCTGAGCAAGTTCCAGTTTCAGCCGTACACCAGTAGCGTTGTTGACCTGTTTCCCCCGGTGGCCCCGTGGAAGGGGTTTGACGAGGGGGCCATCACGTTTCAGGGCCGCGACAGGTCGCTGATCAAGTTTGATCTGTGGACACCCCGGACCAGGACGGCGCACTGGGCGGTCTTTGCGCCCACCGGGTCAGGCAAGACGGTGTTGGCGCTGAGCGTGCTGAGCGCCCACCTGAGCAAGTACGACGACGCTGTCCTGGTGGTCACCGATGCCAAGGAAGATTTTCGCTACTTCTTTAAGACCTTGCGGGACAGCCAGATCATCGATTTCGGCTACAGATCGGGCAATCAGCTCAACATCTTCGACCTGGGCGAGGGCGAAACCGAACCCGACGGCACGAAACTCTCGGCCATTCTCTCGTTCGTCCGGCTCTTTGTCAGCGAGCCAGGCGATCCCAAGGAGGCCGATTACGAGGACGTGGCGATGACCGAGGCGACGATGGCGGTCTACCACAAGTTCAAGAACCGGGGCCGTTGGCCGCAGCTGAGCGATCTGGAGGCGATGCTGGGGACCATCGAAAATTACACCGACAGTGGGAAGAACATGCCGACCGTTGTGATCGAGGCGGCACGCAGCGTGGGCATCCGCCTGAGAAAGGCCCTGGGTTCAAGTCCGGTGGCGCCGTTTGTGGACTGTCAGTCCAACGTCAACCTCCATGCCCGGCGCATCTACCTCAACACCTCTGGGATCCCGGAGAGCGACACGCTGATGCGCCGCGTGGCCCACCACATCGTCAAGAGCGTGATGTGGAACCGGGCCAAGCACTCCGCGCGGGCCACGCCCAAATTCTTCTTTATCGACGAATTCGAGAACCAGATCCAGAGTCCGCGCGAGCTGGGCGACATCAAGGACATGCTGCGGGTCTTTCGGAGTTTCGGGGTCAGCCTGGGCATCGGCACGCAAGACGCGCAGGCCTCGCAGCATTTCGGCGGCCTGATGGACAGCTTCAACCACCTGTTCATCGGCGGCTATTCCAAGAAGGTGGTGGAGGGCGATGGGCGGACCCCCGGCGTGGTGGACGCCCTGAGCCTGCCGCCGGTCATGAAGGAGAAACTGCCCGAACTCCGGGCCGTGCCCGGCCAGTACGCCGAGTTCGCCCTGCTGGTCAACCTGGGCGGCGAGGGGCGGGTGGGCGACATCGTGCAGGTAGAAGAGAGCAAGCTCGCACTGTGGCTCTTCGCCAGCGGCAAGGATGAGGTGGCCAAAAAGGACGCCTACATCGCCAAGAACCACGGCGACACGATGGAAGGGGTCCGCCAGCTGGTCCAGGACCTCTACGGAGCGGTCCGGTGA